Below is a window of Quercus robur chromosome 6, dhQueRobu3.1, whole genome shotgun sequence DNA.
aaaatatattaaaCCTTACAAATTTGGTTCAGAATTTCTTGTGAAagcttatatataatatttttcattgtcGATTTAATCAGATAATAGAGATGCATCTATGGAAATGTCTACAGGAAAAAGTCTGCAGTGATTACTACTTATATTTAAGATATGTGTTCTAACAAGAATTGGCCCAATTTTGAcatctaaggaaaaaaaaaaaatatatatatatatatatatataggattgagttcaagttacatctagtataattttaagcaatgttataccacccaataacttgttattgaattcatattttgaaaatttcaccgttagattacatgttctatatgttctaacatgcataccaattttcatgccaatcggatgttatttaccattcaatccataaatttatcttttatgcattattttagattacaaaaacttgaatttaaataattgattaataACATGACTAATGATCTttgattaccttgaaattttgcaagcatggagaacatatgaagataatgtaatctaatggtggatttgtcaaaattgaaaattcgcATCCAATTAAAGTTACACCAGTGtaacttgaatatatatatatatatatgtaataagTATACTTCCCAtattattacaataattttgtaattttatatcaaaaaattagaaactcaCTATCTGTCGATGAAGTCTGTTTAGATGCGTGACGCCAGGGATCTTGTGAACCATTGGTGAAAACTATTTTTGAACCTGCGTTTTAAATTTTCATGAGAAGAGGTGAACTATTAGTGAATACATTGATAGTATTTCATCACAGTATCTCAGCACCTATATGCACAAAATAAATACTTTCAGTCATCGATTTTCTCCTGTGAACTAAACTAACTTCTTTAAAATCTGCCTTCATATAAATACTAAACCTCCCTTCTGACATTTAACTTTTACTTATCATTCAGTGCATACAGCCCTCAAGTTCCCACAATGCAAGcttctaaaaattatatgtaaaaagCTAGATTCCCCAAGCCCATGAATGAATATTGTAAAACCAACAAAAGCAGCAATTGGTTACTAGGAGATGAAGGTGAGAATAAATAAAGCTGCAGATATTTACATGCACACATGCAAATAGGtatgttggagagagagagagaaagagaggtgtttgattttaaattttttagatatatctaaaaacatgcaaagaaaataaattggtTGCCAAACCATAAATCATAGATTACTATCCATCTATCAGGGGCTAACATCGACTCCTCAGCTACCAAATGGGTACTATGGTCCAATACTCTTTTATATGGTTACACCTAGGAAGCACTACTACAGATATGGGACATGTATCCAACACAATATGGATACAGCAATATAtcaattaatgaaaatttagGATAATTTTCTGCCTGCATGCTATAATTTGTTAACATATTAATGAATATGTTTAAGTACATGTTATGCTAGGTTTTAGTTCAGAAAATAAACAACATATGCCAAACAAAACATATGtctaaataataaacaaattgaGAACATCTTAGTTTCATAGGGAGAAAGTGAGTGAGAGCGGAGAGgatataaaaaaagttaaagaaaaacttCACGGTATCCATATAGGATACATGTCTGATATGGACATGGCTGCTAGTATTAAGTATCCATGCTTCCTAgagattttgagaaagaaaatatagaCAGGAGCAAAGTCAAAGTTTATACCGGCAATTTTTGTGCCTCCATAGTAAATATTTGTTGCAGCAACATCAGGATAGATGCCTTCTCCAAAGACATTTTTGCAAAGGTCCAGATGGTATCTGTCATTTATGAGCAACCAAAATGCATGCCCAGATGCGCATAATAGGGCACACAAAACCAAcagcaaaaagttttaaaatttttatgatctCTAAATAAGGCaagtaaaaatacaaaaaataaaatgggcaCGTTAATCACAATGAGGTGATGAGAAACATGCCTTGTGTCAACTTTTGTGGAGCGAACGTTATCATTTAATGGTGCCACCTGAAAATATGCAACTTCAGTACAAACTTGGAACCACCACAACCGGTCAGCACTATCTTCACTAACAGCAGTGTTTTTCAAGTGTTTCTGATTGTATGTTTGGACATTAACACCAAAACTTCCAAGATAATATTCCTTCACATATTTAGCATATGCATCCTGCATGAAACAATGTTAGAAGCATTAGACAACAGCTGGATGGAGCACAAGGCCAAGAAAATGTAACATCAGCAGTGCTAAGAAGTTGAACAGAGAAAAATGGaacaaagcaaaaaagaataaacttaATTGAATGTAACATGTGACAAAGCAAAACATATATCTGTAACTAAAAGTGTGGGGAGCAAGATCTGGATAGCTCATCCATTAATAAGCTAGTGATAACTAGTCATAACCAGTGAAGGCAGTTAATAAATTGTCCAAAAAGAAGACCATTGATGTCTTAAAGAATTCCCCAATGAAAGAATCAGATCTATATTCTATAGCAAGAAAAAAGGAGCATACCACCAAATCATCTCCAGCCTTCTTTGCTTCAACAAGAGGGGAGCACAGTTTATCTGGATTTCCATATTGAAActgcaaaatttaaaatacaaagATCACTAGtttgtgaaaatttaaaatagaaacaGAGCTGGAAAAGAAACCATATTTACCGCTATCGCAGCAGCATCAgcgagaaaataaaagaaatcgcCATCAATCTCAAGCTGCAGACACAGATAAAGGTCAACATGCAAGCTAAAGAGTATAGAAGAAAATTCTCATAAGTCTGctatttaaataatgttttggATTACATCATGAATCATGATCAATTATGACAGGGAAAAGACTCAAACCTCAGCTGCACCAAACAATGTCTTCACTGCTTTTGCATCTGTTGCAAGTCTTTGTTCAACAAGTTCATTAGTTTCTTGTAATGCAGCTTTACATTCCGCACCAGCTGACTTGCCAATCTGCATTAGAAGATAATATTGAAAGGATATATCTAACAACAAACTCAGAAGCATGGACACAACACGACAAAAGACATAGCAACATAATAATTCTTGAAAACTTTGGACACGACATAGTGGGGAtatgacaattaattaattaaaaaaatctttaggaatatttaatttatttttaggcatattttatgtttattttaagttttcaaattaaataagtattttttgGTAAGCGACACATGCACCTCTTGAatccacaacctcaccctccatcccattattatgGGAGAAGAAGTGCGAATTAAGCTCTAGCTCatgggaaaaaagaaataacaaatataaatctttaaaaacataaatttttataattttttttttttcaacttgacACACTGAGGCTATGCATGCTGAGTGTAGAGTGTCCCTTGTTTGTCTGTGTCCAACATGGACATGTTACGAATTTTGGGGTGTCCGTCCTTCTTAGACAGGAAGTAATAGCAAATTAGCAAGACAGGGAGCATTCTTAAAGCTTAGCTCcagaaacaaaaatttcatttgtgTACACAGAACTGcacatggaaaagaaaaaaaaaccatagtCTTTTACCTGCTTGTCAAATTCAGTGTAGTTATAAACAGCAAGAACAACTGCAGAACTTGCAAGGCTTCCACATgttaaatgtgggaacttaagACGGAACCATGCACTAAGAGCTCCTGGGTATGAGACACCAAAAACGAACCAGGgattttcaacattttctctaTTGGACTTTGAATTTAAAGATtcctgccaaaaaaaaaaaaagctatcaaaacaACTGATAAAGACAATAGAAATAAGGCCATGGAAACACCCCTATAAGATTAAACTTTCAAGGTCCAAAAGGAGATGAAAAAAATCATAGGCTTCATGGATTGAAGCCAAGAATTTTATCCTCCTAAATCAGAATGTCAAGAAGACTTCTCCTTCTATTAATGCTTCACTGCCAAACACTAGAATATGAAGTATTGACTTATGGATCATGACTGGTAGCcagtttttttttctaggtaacTGATCCTTGACTGGCCTATTTAATAAATGAGAAGATAACTTGCCTGGTAATACTGACGAAATACAGCCAAATCAAAAAGAGCCTGCTTAGATGACAGATATCTCAAATTTTCTGTCTTCAATGAGTTGAAGGGGGAGCTTTTTCCATAGTAGCGATGCTCAAGAGAAACCACTGCTGCTCCGAACTTCTTTGCTAAAACCTATAAGAATTGCAAGGTTTAAAGTTTTGCTCCTAATTATACTTACAAGAATCATAAAGTTCGATTGTACAatagactctctctctctctctctctctcttggcaAGGGTCtgaccaacaacaaaaaatttgggTTAAAAAACATAACTTACACTAATATAGTCATTGGTTATCCCATTGCAAGAAGATTcaccacaaattttcaaaaagatagGTCCATCTGGAAGCCGGAAGTGATCGAGGAATTCATAATATCGCTGCTGAAATTGCCTGTGATCCTGCAAATACAAGTGCAATCTACGAGTGAGCATGATGCACATCACATATTTGACCAACTTGCAATCACAAATAATCTGAAGAGAAGTTTTGTTCGAGGCCTCCACCACAAAAAGGGATGAACTGAATAATTATATAGGTCTCAAAACGTATTTAGGAAAGGAAGGAACTAGAAACTGTATTCATGtagattataaaaataagtgCAGTTCTCttgtcaagattttttttttccttagaggTATCATATATGTGCAGATCAGACAAAAGACAAAGATGgataattctaaaatttacaaAGCCAAAAATCACTTTGATTATTTGAGCACACCAACTATTGAACAAGGCTGTAAACTATACTCATAAACTAATCTTAAACAgaacatttttcatatatataagtAACAGAATTTGATTGATCATAAAAGGAAACACCCAGGTACACCGGAGGTGTACTCGAGGAGCTTACAATACTCAagccttgtagctcaagtgCCACTTCCTAATGTTTCCAACAGAGACGTTCAAGCTTCAAATCTCCACTCTCCATGGCAATCATTGAATTAtgaacttataaaataaaataaaaaattttccccaaatGATCACAATTCTGCAATTCTTAGCACAActaatcacaattcacaaaattcaatttcatcaTCATTTCTAAACAAACCATACACTACAATTCGAGTTACAATTTACAACAACTGATCTGATCCCACCCCTTTTACAGTATAAGCTATACAAAATGTGCTTCACCAGTTCTACAAAATTTcgcaaataaacaaacaaatttatcaaaataatcattgcgtaagagagaaaaaaacgtACAAAGGGAGAGAAGTGGTCGAGAGTCTGATTGAACCAGAACTCCTTCTGAGTCAAGTAATTACCACTACTACTACTTCCAGGCAAGCGGTCAAGCATAGGATGAGATGTGAGTAATCCTAATCCATCAGAGAAGCTcgagaataataagaacaacAATAACCATGGCAGAATCATCGAACCCTCCTCCTGTCTCATCATCATCGTGGTTCCAAGGttgtctctcttttcttctttctttcaaagTTTTCAACAGACtcacggagagagagagaacaacaacaacagacGCTACCTTAAATAcagttttgtttcttctttatcCAACAAgcaaagttttaaaattaatatagttttttgtttttttttttttgggggggccTTTGCGGTCCagttagatttatttttaatgtcaaGTTATATGACATATATTGGTTGCTTCGGCAAAATGGagattgtatttttgtttccttGGCTTAAAAGGGAAGttccccctaaaaaaaagaaaaaagaaaaagaggaagctTCCTGTATTTTCTTTCCACCCTGTTGACGTgggtggcttgaattgccacttAAGCCCAAAAGCCCACTATTTGTACGTCGGTCAAGTATGACCGAATACAGCTAGGAATataatctataaatatatatatatatgggtccgtttggattgagcttatttttgctgaaactgaaaactgaaactgaaaacactgtaacaaaataatttttaaatgtgtgaatagtgctgtgggacccatttttaatgaaaaagttactgaaaagtggaatttgtgggtccgtgaacagtgcatgaatgcactgttcactgtgcaaaagtcaacaaatgcgggttgaaccaaaaaaaaaaaaaagagaaaaccgCAGAAAAAAACGCAGACGCCAGGAAACGGGCAATCCAAACGggcactatatatataaaactgaaatttCTGAAACTCTCATAATTtttcacgtcagcacaatatttaaataaaattatatttgtttaatccaaacttaacaagtatctcccaaaaaaaaaaaaaaaaaaaaaaaaatccaaacttaacaaggagtgaaattttatttctctaacaagtccaatttaaactcaaactcatcattatcattttttttaaacaaaattatttttgtttaattcaaacttaacaagaagtgaaactctatctctctaacaagtccaacttaaactcaaactcaaactcaaatgttgataatttatattttttaatttgatttagttGTTTGGTGCTATACAACCACTATACTTAAAAGAGACCTAAATTATCACCTAAAATAATGGAATATATCTCCATTAAAtggaataatttatttttttctagagTGGACCAATTCTATGCATCTTACCCAGCTAGAACTGAACTCTTAACAGACACGGCTATGGTTTGTGAAAATAATAGTATGATTTGAGATTTGTACTTTGTTGTTTTCGTATGTGAGTTATGGTTGTTTTAAATTGATATTGCACTGATCTTTGATCTGatatggttttatttatttattggtggtTATATTTGAGTATGTGATTTGTTGGTAGTTATATAAAGCTGCACTTGGCAATTGCTTTGAAGTAGAAGAGTGGGGTCCGATTGAGTATTGCATCATGGCGAAACACTTTAAGCGTTAAGGGTTTTTTTAAAGCCGAGTAAAGGAATGAGCTcttcttatattattttcttctcctctactttgttatatatatatatatatatatatatatatatataacaaagtagaggagaagaaaataatataagaagAGCTCATTCCTTTACTCGGCTTTAAAAAAACCCTTAACGCttaaagtgtatatatatatatatattatggtttttcatgtattttttaaatagtaatttttatacTTGAACCACCAAACTCTCTTTAGCCGTTTTTTACGAGATAAAAAagcttgcaataattgaaattattctttcgaatgtaacccatctttctcttatatttctctattgtttagtcatatatattttgttttgattcaatAAGCCTTTCATAAGTTTTAATGtatgaatttttgagttatttttttgcagCATCTAAAACTATtcgacaaattttttgtaagccaTTGCACATTTAAGCAatggcttcttcatcaaattataacacaaattgaagtcatataAGAGCAAATTATGCAATGGTatagtttcttaaattttttataaaattattttagtctaccttACAAATAGGCAGGTacccgtgcatagcacgggttagcgactagttcaTAGTAATTGCCGACctataacatatatatacaaataaatatatatatatatatataggtatatatatatattaagtttgTGATAAACGGTAAATATAtagagagaaattgaaaattctattaACCTAGTAAGTGCAGCCGCATAAGAGAAAATacagaaaagagaggcagtcagcttTTATTCTTATTGTTTCTATGAGAAAGTGCTAGGGTGTAACTGGaatttgggtttcttgaaagTGTTTTTGTGCTCTGttgtatttctctatttttttatagtgaaatttctcTGTCGTTGCCATGGAGGTAAGTAGTTTGTCGGTGCTATCTGcacaacaagtggtattagagctaGGTTATGATTCAATCCTTTAAATACAGTAAAGATGTTAAGCACAAAGTATGACATAGAGAAGTTTTGTGGTAAGGGAAATTTTTCTCTTTGGCAAAGGCGGATGAAGGATCTCTTAATTCAACAAGGAGTTCATAAGGCCTTACttgagaaggagaagaaaccGGAAACGATGAAGGATGTAGAATGGGTAGAGATGGATGAGAAAGCAGCTAACGCTATTTGTCTCAACCTAGGTGATGAGGTCATTCACAACATCCTAGAAGCAAAGACCACAAAGGAGGTTTGGGAAAAACTAGAAAGTCTTTATATGAGAAAGAATCTAACGAACAAATTGTATGTGAAGAAGCAACTGTATAGTTTGCATATGAAGAAGGGTTCAGATCTGTTGGAGCATCTCAACACGTTTAACATGTTGAATACCTAATTGTCAAGTTTTGGGGTGAACTATGAGGACGAAGATAAAACGTTACTCTTATTAGCGTCACTCCCTACATCTTTTAATCATCTAGTGACTACGTTGATGTACAGGAAAGAGACTATAGTACTCGAGGAGGTGACTAGTGCTCTCTTGTCACACATAAAGATGAAGCAAGATGGCAATGGTTCTTAAGCCGATGGACTTATTATAAAGTCTGAGTCAAGCAATAGGGGTAGAAGCAGGTTAAGAGGATGGAACTCCAACAGAAATAGATCATAGTTTAAATCATGTGCAAAGAAAGATGTAGAGTGCTTTTATTGTCACAAGAAAGGGCACTACAAGAATCAGTGTAAAGAGTTGAAGATCATttaaaggagaagaagaatggaaagaagcccCTAGAATCAGCTAGTGTTGCTGAAGAAACATCAGATGACAGTGAAGTTGGTGCAAATTTACTTTCAGTTTCGTCAGGTAACAATGTTCTATTGGAATCTTGGATTTTAGATTCAACATGCTCATAACATATGACTCTAAAGAAAGATTGGTTTGACACGTATAAGCCTTACAATGGTGGTATGGTCCAAATGGGTAATGAAGCTATATGCCCGGTTATTGGGATTGGTACCGTGAAGATCAAGATGTTTGATGGAGTTGTGAGAGTTCTCAGTAATGTTAAACATGTtccaaatctaaaaaatttaatttctttaggaGTATTAGATGATTTGGGCTATTCATACTCATCAAAGGGTGGAATCATGAAGATTACCAAATATCCTTTGATGGTGATGAAGGGATAGAACGTAAGTACGCTTTACAGATTGATTGGGAACATAGTTGTAGGAAAAGTTGCAATCACCACTCCGGTAAAGTCCAGCATTGATGACACAAAATTATGGCATATGCGACTTGGCCATATTGGTGAATGTGGTATGTTAGAGTTGCATAAGAGAAATTTATTGAAGGGGGTGAAGACATGCAAGTTAAACTTCTGCAAGTATTGTGTGTATGGAAAGCAGCATAGAGTCAGTTTCAAGACAGGCTCTCATACAAGTAAAGGTGTTCTTGACTACATTCATTCAGATGTTTGGGGTCCAGTATCAGTTTCTTCTCATAGTGGTGCTCAGTATTTTGTCAATTTCATTGATGACTACTCTAGAAAggtatgaatttattttatgaagcTTAAGTCTGATGTGTTTggcatatttaaaaaatagaaagcacAGGTTGAGAATCAGACTTGcaggaaaataaaatatcttaAAACAGATAATGGACTAGAGTATAGAGATAAAgaattcataagattttgtgaatTAGAAGGCATTACTCGTCACTTCACAGTTAAAGAAACTCCACAGCAGAATGGGGTTGCAGAGAGAATGAACAAAACTTTAGCAGAAAGAGCCAGATGCATGAGATTGAATGCAGGGTTGCCTAAGGTGTTATGGGCAGAGACAGTTAACACAGCAAGCTTCATTATTAATAGATCTCTATCATCAgccatagatttcaagattccAAAAGAGGTTTGGTCAGGTAGACCGGTTGATTATtcaaatctaaaaatctttgGTTGTCTAGCTTATGTGCATGTGTAGAGTGGAGAGCGTTCTAAATTGGATTCGAAGTCAAGAAAATGCGtatttcttggttttgaaaaaggtgTTAAAAGCTACAGGCTTTGGGATCCAATCTCAAAGAAAACGGTGATCAGTAGAGATGTCATATTTGATGAAGCCTTTATGTTGAAACAGAATGAAGTAGAGACATGGGATGATAGTCCACAAGAGAAATTAACTGTTGAGGTGGAGTTTGACGAGAATAGTTCACCTAGTGATAAGGATGATGCTGAGATTGatccacaacaacaacaagaagagTCTTTTTCAATTGCTAAAGGTAGAGAGAAGTGGATTCATAAAGCACCACAGAGATATGGCTTTAAAGACATGGTTAGTTTTGCTCTCGTAACCAGCGGTGGAGATCCATTCATTTTCAAGGAGGCTACAAATAGGAAAGACAATGATAAATGGCTTGTAGCAATGTTAGAAGAGATGGAGTCACTACAGAAGAATAAGACTTGGGAATTAGTGAAATTGCccaagggaaagaaggctatTGGTTGCAAGTGGATATTTCGCAAGAAAGAAGCATTGTCAGAAAAGGAAGGTGAAAAATTCAAGGCATGGTTAGTGGCTAAGGGTTACTCATAGAGAGAAGGAATTGATTATAATGAGATTTTTTCACCAATTGTGAAGCACACCTCAATTCGAGTAATCCTAGGATTTGTGACAATGCATGACATGGAGTTAGAGCAACTAGATGTGAAGATTGCATTCCTCCATGGAGATTTAGAAAAAGAGATTTACATGCAACAGCATGAAGGCTTCAAAGAACCTAGCAAGGAAGATTATGTTTGTCTATTGAAGAGGTCATTATATGGCTTGAAGCAGTCTCCCAGGCAATGGTACAAACGGTTTGATTCATTCATGGTCACACATAGGTACATGTGCTGTGAGTATGACTATTGTGtttattttagagtacttgCTGATGGCCCATATATATTTCTTGCTCTATATGTTAATGATATGTTAGTAGCTGCAAAGAGTAAGCAAGAAATTGTGAAGTTGAAGTCTTTGTTGAGTAGTGAATTTGACATGAAGGATCTTGGAGTTGCCAAGAAGATCCTTGGGATAGAATTCACTGAGATAGAGGGGTTGATAAATTATGGTTATCTTAGAAGGGATATCTTAAGAAGGTGTTAGAGAGGTTTGGTATGCTTGATGCAAAACTTGTTAGTACACCGCTTTCTGCCCAT
It encodes the following:
- the LOC126733167 gene encoding probable serine protease EDA2, which codes for MMMRQEEGSMILPWLLLFLLFSSFSDGLGLLTSHPMLDRLPGSSSSGNYLTQKEFWFNQTLDHFSPFDHRQFQQRYYEFLDHFRLPDGPIFLKICGESSCNGITNDYISVLAKKFGAAVVSLEHRYYGKSSPFNSLKTENLRYLSSKQALFDLAVFRQYYQESLNSKSNRENVENPWFVFGVSYPGALSAWFRLKFPHLTCGSLASSAVVLAVYNYTEFDKQIGKSAGAECKAALQETNELVEQRLATDAKAVKTLFGAAELEIDGDFFYFLADAAAIAFQYGNPDKLCSPLVEAKKAGDDLVDAYAKYVKEYYLGSFGVNVQTYNQKHLKNTAVSEDSADRLWWFQVCTEVAYFQVAPLNDNVRSTKVDTRYHLDLCKNVFGEGIYPDVAATNIYYGGTKIAGSKIVFTNGSQDPWRHASKQTSSTDMPSYTISCHNCGHGTDLRGCPQAPLNIEGNAEKCSSPDAVNKVRQQIVEHIDLWLSQCQDAARSAI